GCAAGGCCGCGCCAGCGGATGACGCTGAGCAGAATGGCCCCGGCGATCATGGTCCGAGCGGCGATGAAGGTGACAGGCGGGATCGTCTCGACGCCGATCTTGATGAAGGTGTAGGAAGCGCCCCACAGCACCGCCAGAGCGCCGAGCAGCGCGAGGTCGGTGGGCATTTCGGTCTTTTCGGACATTTCTGCGCCTTCCGTCTGCGGAAACAATCCGCTTCTAGCCGATAGCGGCGCGGAAATGTTTCGATCGCTGTGAAACCATAGCGGCGAGGGCGGCGGCCGATATGAGCCAGTTCGATGCGAACGCTGCCGCAGCCGGTGAACAATCGGCGGCGAGTTCGGCGTCATGGAAGGCGATGGCGATTTTCGGGGTAGGCAAAGCAGCGGCAACTCGCTAGACCCGCGCCCGGCCGGCATGCCAGATAGCCGGGTGGGTTCTTGGCGGAGATTTTGATGCCGGAATATGACGTGCTTTGCATCGGCAATGCCATTGTCGACATCATCGCGCAATGCGACGAGGCTTTTCTCGAGACCAACGGCATCATCAAGGGCGCGATGAACCTTATCGACGCCAGGCGCGCCGAACTGCTCTACAGCCGCATGGGGCCGGCGATCGAGGCTTCAGGCGGCAGCGCCGGCAACACGGCGGCCGGTGTCGCCAGCCTCGGCGGACGGGCCGCCTTCTTCGGCAAGGTGTCGAACGACGCGCTGGGCGAAATCTACACGCACGACATCCACGCCCAGGGCGTGGCCTTCGACACCAGGCCGCTCGCGGGCGAGCCGCCGACCGCACGCTCAATGATCTTCGTCACGCCGGACGGCGAGCGTTCGATGAACACCTATCTCGGCGCCTGCGTCGAGCTTGGGCCCGAGGATGTCGAGGCCGACAAGGCGTCCGGCGCCAGGGTGACCTATTTCGAGGGCTATCTGTGGGATCCGCCGCGCGCCAAGGAGGCCATCCGCCAGACGGCGAAGCTGGCGCATGCCGCGGGCCGCGAAGTGTCGATGACGCTGTCGGATTCCTTTTGCGTCGACCGCTACCGCGACGAGTTCCTCGAGTTGATGCGCTCGGGTACCGTGGACATCGTCTTTGCCAACAGCCACGAGATCAAGTCGCTCTACCAGACCGCTTCCTTCGAGGAGGCGCTCGACGCCATCCGCAAGGACTGCAAGATAGCTGCCGTCACCCGTTCCGAGAAAGGCTCGGTGATCGTGCGGGGCGACGAGACCGTCACCATCGAGGCGACGAAGATCAAGGAACTGGTCGATACGACCGGCGCCGGCGACCTCTATGCCGCCGGCTTCCTTTATGGCTACACGACCGGACGCAGCCTCAAGGATTGCGGCGACCTCGGCTCGCTGGCCGCCGGCTTGGTGATCCAGCAGATCGGCCCGCGCCCGCGCCAGAATCTCCGCCGCGAGGCAGAGCAGGCGGGGCTGCTCTAAACACCGGCGAGGCAAATTGCATAAGAACGCCGTACCGTTGCGTCATCGCGGACAGGCTCGGAACCGGCCTGTCTGTCGCGCCCCTGTCACAGAGCGCTCCTACACGCAAAGATAGAGCGTTCCGCGACTGACATTTCGGCACGCCAGACTAGGGGTGTGAAGATGCAAGCCAGCAACCTGCCGGGCCGCGGCGTCCATTGCCGCCGCAATCTGTGCTTTCCGCGATAGAATTTCAGCAGCCGCCGGCGCCTGGGGAGGAGCGCGGGCCACAAGACGAACGCATGACCAGACTTCAGACCCTGCCCGAGGGGATTTCGCAAGAGACGTTGGCTGGCCTAGTGACCGAAGCCGTGCAGCAGACATTGATGCAGCATGGTGTCCTGCTGGACGCACAGGCCCTGGTTTCAGCCAGTGTGCTCGCCGGCAGCGTGGCGGCCGCCCTGCCCTTCCTGCCGCCGGCGCAGCGCCATGCAATCGATTCCTTGAAGGCCGATTGGACCGCGCTCATCTCCGCGTTCTTCCGGACGGTGCCCGACAGAATTGCAAGCGGAAATCCGATGGTATCCGATCAGGCTTCCGGGCGCGCGCCGCCGGGGGCGGGACGGCTTCAGAATATCGCGGAACGCGCGGCCGGTCTTCAATCGATGCTGCTTGAGGATTGGGCAGGCGAAGTCGCCGGCTCGACCTATTTGGAAGAGAAGCTCCGGATCCCGCGCTCGACGCTGCATCGCTGGCAAAGGCGCGGCGAGGTCGTCGCGCTGCGCAAGGGCGGCCGCAAACATGTCTTCCCACTGGCCCAGTTCGTCGACGGCAGGCCGGTCCTGGGCATAAGCGACGTGCTGTCGGCGATCGCCAATCCGAGGCTTGCCTGGTTCTGGCTGACCCGCCCCGCGCCCGAGCTTAATGGCCGCGTCCCTATAGAGATGTTGAGGGAAGACATGGTCGCGGACGTGGTCCGCGCCGCGCGCACCGTGAAATCGAGCGTGTTTTCGACGCCGCCGCCCACGAACCAGCCGTCATAATGTTGCCCGGCAACGCTCAACGGGACGAGCGGCGTCGGGTCGAGACCGGACCCCGTGAACTCGGCGTGGCTGTAACCGCCATTGGCGTAGATCAGCACGTCCGGTGTCGCCATCGCGCCCAAACGAAACCCCGCGGCAAGGTTGAGCCTGTCGTTCGTGGTGCCGGAATATTGCTCGAAGGGGGCGCGGATCGAGCCTCGAATGTCGCCGAACTGAACGTCGGCAAAGGCGCCGGCCACCCAATTGGGGGCGAATTGCCAGTCGTAGCCGCCGCCAATGGTGCCAAAGCCGCCGCTCCCCTTGGTGGCTCGGAGGGACCAGGGGCGGGGAAGCCTCCGAAATCGGTGTACTGGTTGGCGCTCCACCATCCGACCCCGCCGCCGGCCGAAAGATAAAACCCGCTCCAGTCCCGGGCCGGCTCTTGCCCCGCGGCGTTCATGTCGGCCGCCGTCGCATCGGCGGCAGCATGCTTGCGATCACGATACCGACCGCGCCCAAAAGTCTCATGCGAAAGTCCTCGATGTTTATCTTGTCCCTGCAGCCATCGTCGATTTGGCGGCGATTGTCTTGGACGTACGGGCTCCAGCGTTGGACGGGCAGGCCCGCCGCGAGATCGACCGGAAATGTTGCGCCGGCGCAACGAACGGCGGCTCAAATGATCGTCGATTGGACTGGCAGGCTCCGAGATTGGACGGTGGGGCTTACACCGCCTCTTTGGCCGCTCCCGAAACACGAAGGCTGTGATAGGCTGCGGCCGATGAAACAGTTTTCCGCCAATGCAGAAGATCGATTTTTCGTCCGACAGCCTGCCAGCGCATCTGAGCGACAAGGATCGCTTTCGCCTCTGGCGCGACATGTGGATGGAGCAGCTCGGCGATGCCGAGATCAGGCATGCCGAGGACAAGCGTTTCGCGACGGCGACGAAAATCCGCTTCCTCGGCGACCTTCGCGTCGGCCTGTTCGAGACCACGACCGAGTACTATGTGCGCACACGCCGGCATGTCGCGAACGACCGCGACGATATTTTCGTGGGGTTCTACCGCAGCCCCAGGCCGCAGGTCTGGTCCGTCGCCGATTGCGATCTGTCGCTGCAGCGCGGCAACGGCATCGCCTACAACGTCGCCCCAGCCTTGCCGCAGTTTCACGGACGGCGTCACGTCATGGGTCCTGGCCTCCATCCCCCGCGCCTCGTTGCTGAGGCAGGTGCCGCATGCCGACGACCGCCCGGTGACGCGGCTCGACCCGGCAAGTCCCGCCGTGCGCCATCTGGAGCGCACGATCGACTTCCTGCTGCAATCCGAGGAGCTGGACGGAGAGCCGGGCCTGTCGCACCAGGCCGGAACGGCGCTGGCCGATCTGATCGTGCTGGCGCTGGGGGCCAGGGGGGATGCCGCGGAAATCGCCATCGGCCGCGGGCTGCGCGCGGCGCGGCTGCGCGAGGCTCTGGCGGTGATCGAGGCGCGTTTCGCCGACCCGGCGCTGTCGACGGAGACGGTGGCTCGCGCGGTCGGGCTTTCGCGCCGCTATCTCAATACGCTTTTGCTCGAAAGCGGGCGCACCTTTGCCGAGCGCGTCCTGGAACTGCGGCTGCAAAAGGCATGCGCCATGCTGTCGGATGTACGCAACGACGCCGCCAAGGTCAGCGACATCGCTTTAGCCGCCGGGTTCAACGATGTGTCCTATTTCAACCGGCGGTTCCAGGGCCGGTTCGGCGCCTCGCCCACGCAATATCGCGGGGGATAGCGCTGGCTGTCCCGTCAGGCGGGTACCTGATCCGCCGCGCCCGCCATGTCGTCCAGGATCGGGCAGTCCGGCCGGTCGTCGCCGTGGCAGGCGTGGATCAGCTTTTGCAGCGTCGAGCGCATCGACTGCAATTCGCGCACCTTTTCCTCGATCGCCCTGACATGAGCGGCGGCGATCTCGCGCACGTCGTGGCTGGCGCGGTCGCGGTCCTGATAGAGCGCCATAAGCTGCCTGCAATCGTCGATTGAGAAGCCGAGATTGCGCGCGCGGCGCAGGAAGGCGAGCCGGTGGATATCCT
This region of Mesorhizobium sp. M2A.F.Ca.ET.046.03.2.1 genomic DNA includes:
- a CDS encoding adenosine kinase, whose translation is MPEYDVLCIGNAIVDIIAQCDEAFLETNGIIKGAMNLIDARRAELLYSRMGPAIEASGGSAGNTAAGVASLGGRAAFFGKVSNDALGEIYTHDIHAQGVAFDTRPLAGEPPTARSMIFVTPDGERSMNTYLGACVELGPEDVEADKASGARVTYFEGYLWDPPRAKEAIRQTAKLAHAAGREVSMTLSDSFCVDRYRDEFLELMRSGTVDIVFANSHEIKSLYQTASFEEALDAIRKDCKIAAVTRSEKGSVIVRGDETVTIEATKIKELVDTTGAGDLYAAGFLYGYTTGRSLKDCGDLGSLAAGLVIQQIGPRPRQNLRREAEQAGLL
- a CDS encoding antitoxin Xre/MbcA/ParS toxin-binding domain-containing protein, whose protein sequence is MTEAVQQTLMQHGVLLDAQALVSASVLAGSVAAALPFLPPAQRHAIDSLKADWTALISAFFRTVPDRIASGNPMVSDQASGRAPPGAGRLQNIAERAAGLQSMLLEDWAGEVAGSTYLEEKLRIPRSTLHRWQRRGEVVALRKGGRKHVFPLAQFVDGRPVLGISDVLSAIANPRLAWFWLTRPAPELNGRVPIEMLREDMVADVVRAARTVKSSVFSTPPPTNQPS
- a CDS encoding AraC family transcriptional regulator, with protein sequence MPHADDRPVTRLDPASPAVRHLERTIDFLLQSEELDGEPGLSHQAGTALADLIVLALGARGDAAEIAIGRGLRAARLREALAVIEARFADPALSTETVARAVGLSRRYLNTLLLESGRTFAERVLELRLQKACAMLSDVRNDAAKVSDIALAAGFNDVSYFNRRFQGRFGASPTQYRGG
- the cueR gene encoding Cu(I)-responsive transcriptional regulator, which translates into the protein MNVGDAAERSGLPAKTIRYYEEIGLIRPARADNGYRDYSGEDIHRLAFLRRARNLGFSIDDCRQLMALYQDRDRASHDVREIAAAHVRAIEEKVRELQSMRSTLQKLIHACHGDDRPDCPILDDMAGAADQVPA